CGTCGCGCCGAGCACCGCCCGGCGGGCCAGCTCGTCGGGCGGCCGGGCCAGCCGGATGACGTCGTCCGGCGCGGTGCTCGCCCACACCTGACCAGCCGGCATCCGCAGCTCGGCGGCGTGCGCCACGCCCACCCCGGGCGAGCCCACGAAGACCAGCGCGTCGACGCTCAACCCGTGGTCGCGGGCGGCCGTGCCCACCACCACCGACCCGTAGCTGTGCCCGAGCACGGTGTGCCGGGCCGGCGGCCCGTCGTGGGAGGCGCGCAGCCCCTCCTGGAACCGGTGCAGCGCCGGCCCCGCGTCCCGGGCCTGCCCGCCCCGCGCCGCCTCGTGGAGGAAATCCGGGGCGTCGTAGTCCAGCCAGAGCAGCGCCGCCGTCTCCTCGGCCGGGGCGAGCGCCGCGCAGCGGTCCAGCACCCGAGCGGCCCGGCCCAGCTCACCAGGGGCGTCGGCCAGGTCCGCGGTCATCCCCGGCACGTACGTCAGCACCGCGCCGGCCCGGTCCGGGTTGCCCAGCGCCACGATCGCCCGCCCGTCGCCGGCCGGGTCGAGCCCGAGCAGGTACGCCCGGGGTGGCCCCGGCGCGGCCAACCGCTCGGCGAGCGCGTCCAGCCCGCGCAGCGCCGCCGCGACCCGGGCCAGCCCGGCCACCTCCACCGCACCGAGGGGCGCCCGGCTCAGCAGCCCTCGCTGCCGCGCCAGCAGCGCCGCCCGCCGCGCGGCCAGCAGCAGCCGGTTGGCCTGGTCCCGAGCGGTCACCGGCACCCCGTCCAGGCGACCGACCAGGGCCGGCTCGTGCGCCACCAGCCACCGGCGCTCGGCCGGCGTGAGCCCCGCCCACCAGCGGCCCACCTCTGCCGGGCCGGCACCCGCCGGCGGCCGCCGGCCGGGCGGGACGCTCACCCAGCCCACGCCGGCCGCCGCCGACAGCTCGGCCAACCGGGCGGTCGCCTCCCGGTCCGCCGCCGCGGCCAGCTCCACCGCCCGTCGCACCGCCGCCGCCACCTGGGCCACCCCGGGGCCGACCCGCTCGGCGGGACGCGGCACCGCCGGATCCGCCCGGACCCGGCCCGCCCGGTCGACCAGCAGCCGGCCCTGGTCGGCCAGGGCGACGGCGGCGGCGAGCCGGGCCTTCGCCCCGCGCAACCGGGCGGCGAACTCGGCGAGCACCTGGTCGACCTCGATCAGCGCGGGCAGCACGTCGGTCAGCTCGGTGCGCAGCGCGGTGACCCGCTCCCGCGCCGCGTCGCCGGCCGCGCCGGACCAGGCCGGACGCAGGCCGGCCACCCGGGCGTCCAGCCCGTCGGCCCGCCGGCCCATCGGGCGGGTCAGCCCACGCCAGGCCGCCCCGGCGGCGGCCCAGGCGGCCGGGTCGACGGACCAGAGCTGGGCGTACCCGACCGCCTCCGGCGGAGCGGCGGGGCCGGCGCCCGGGGGCGCGACGCGCCGGGCTGCCGAGGGCGCGGGGCGGCGGCTCACCGGGGCACTCCGGCCAGGCGTCGGGCGGCGCGGTCGTCGACCGCCTCGTAGCCCTCCGCCGCGACGCGGATCGCGTCGGCGGTGCCCGCCACCCGGGCCGCCAGCGCCCCGCACCAGCGATGCACCGCCGACTCCAACTCGGCCAGCGCCACCCCGGCGCGCCAGCCCTCGGCCGGCACCACCAGCCCCGGCGTGCCGGCCAGCCCGCAGGCCAGCCGGTACGCGTCCTCCCCGAGCGACCGGGCGACCTCGCGCAGCAGTTCGAGCTCGACGGTCAACGGCACCTCGGTCATCGGCGGGCTCCCCGGCTCGGCTGCCGCCGACGGGACGTCGGGCGGCGGATCGACGCCCACCCCGGCGACGGGTCCGGGTCGGGCGGGCAACGGGGACGACGTTAGGCAACGGCCGCCCCCGGGCACCGGCCCTGTGGACGACGGGCGGTGGTCGTACCGGCGGATTGTCCACAGGCGTTGCCCATCGCGGACCCGGTGGCTAATCTGCGACCCCCACCGCCGGTAGGGTGAGTGCCGTGATCGTGGCTGTCGGCATCGACGTCGTGCTGGTGGACCGGTTCGCCCGGGCCCTCGCCCGGACGCCGCTGCTCGCCGACCGGCTCTTCACCGAGCCCGAGCGCTACACCCGTTCCGGCAACCCGCGCTCGCCGGAGTCGATGGCCGCCCGCTTCGCGGCCAAGGAGGCGGTGGCCAAGGCGCTCGGCGCCCCCGCCGGGCTGAGCTGGCACGACTGCGAGATCGTCCCGGACCCGGACGGCCGGCCCTGGCTGACCGTCTCCGGCACGGTCGCCGCCGCCTCGGCCGAGCGCGGGATCAACCGCTGGCATCTGTCGTTGTCGCACGACGGCGGGATCGCGTCGGCGATGGTGGTGGCGGAACGGTGAGCTGACCGGCGGGCCGACCCGCCGGGGATGGGACGGGCTGGCATGAAACCGGTGTGGCGGGTCGGCGACGTACGCGCGGCGGAGGCGGGGCTGATGGCCACCCTCCCGCCCGGGACGCTGATGCAGCGGGCCGCCGCCGGGCTGGCCCGCCGCTGCGCGCTCCTCCTCTCCGACCGGGGCGGGGTCTACGGGGCCCGGGTGCTGCTGCTGGTCGGCTCCGGTGACAACGGCGGTGACGCCCTGTACGCGGGCGAGCGCCTGGCCCGGCGCGGGGCGGCCGTGTCGGCGCTGCTGCTCGCCCCTGGTCGGGCGCACGCCGAGGGGCTGGCCGCGTTCCGCGCCGCCGGCGGCCGGCTGGTCGACCGGCCGCCCGCCGTGGTCGACCTGGTGCTCGACGGCATCGTCGGGATCGGCGGCACCGGCGGGCTGCGGGAGACCGCCGACCAGTTGGCGGCGAGCCTGCTCCGGTACTGCGGGCGGGACGGCGACCGGGCCGTCGTGGTGGCGGTGGACGTGCCGAGCGGCGTCGCCGTGGACACCGGGTACGTGCCGCTGACCGCGTCCGGCGGGCCGAGCGCGGTGCGCGCCGACGTGAC
The window above is part of the Micromonospora inositola genome. Proteins encoded here:
- a CDS encoding alpha/beta hydrolase — translated: MSRRPAPSAARRVAPPGAGPAAPPEAVGYAQLWSVDPAAWAAAGAAWRGLTRPMGRRADGLDARVAGLRPAWSGAAGDAARERVTALRTELTDVLPALIEVDQVLAEFAARLRGAKARLAAAVALADQGRLLVDRAGRVRADPAVPRPAERVGPGVAQVAAAVRRAVELAAAADREATARLAELSAAAGVGWVSVPPGRRPPAGAGPAEVGRWWAGLTPAERRWLVAHEPALVGRLDGVPVTARDQANRLLLAARRAALLARQRGLLSRAPLGAVEVAGLARVAAALRGLDALAERLAAPGPPRAYLLGLDPAGDGRAIVALGNPDRAGAVLTYVPGMTADLADAPGELGRAARVLDRCAALAPAEETAALLWLDYDAPDFLHEAARGGQARDAGPALHRFQEGLRASHDGPPARHTVLGHSYGSVVVGTAARDHGLSVDALVFVGSPGVGVAHAAELRMPAGQVWASTAPDDVIRLARPPDELARRAVLGATPLGPAAALLDRAGHELWFGHDPSDPGFGGRPFPSGRYGHTGYWDPGNPALDGMARIVLGR
- a CDS encoding type VII secretion target gives rise to the protein MTEVPLTVELELLREVARSLGEDAYRLACGLAGTPGLVVPAEGWRAGVALAELESAVHRWCGALAARVAGTADAIRVAAEGYEAVDDRAARRLAGVPR
- a CDS encoding holo-ACP synthase; translated protein: MIVAVGIDVVLVDRFARALARTPLLADRLFTEPERYTRSGNPRSPESMAARFAAKEAVAKALGAPAGLSWHDCEIVPDPDGRPWLTVSGTVAAASAERGINRWHLSLSHDGGIASAMVVAER